One region of Pseudomonas sp. B21-040 genomic DNA includes:
- a CDS encoding multidrug efflux RND transporter permease subunit → MKGHGSVSAWCIDHPVATILLTFALVLLGAIAFPRLPIAPLPEAEFPTIQVAAQLPGASPETMASSVATPLEVQFSAIPGVTQMTSSSALGSTNLTLQFTLDKSIDTAAQEVQAAINTAAGKLPKDMPTLPTWRKVNPADSPVLILSVNSTQMPGTELSDLVETLLSRQISQIDGVGQINITGQQRPAIRVQASADKLAAIGLTLADIRLAIQSTSLNLAKGALYGESSISTLSTNDQLFHPEEYSQLIVSYKDGAPVHLRDVAKVVNGSEDAYVQAWAGDRPGVNLVISRQPGANIVETVDRIQAALPALEAMLPASVQVKVLVDRTQTIRASLHEVEITLLIAIMLVVAVMALFLRQWSATLIVSAVLGVSLIASFALMYIMGFSLNNLTLVAIVVAVGFVVDDAIVVVENIHRHLEAGDSMREAAIKGAGEIGFTVVSISFSLVAAFIPLLFMGGVVGRLFKEFALTATSTIMISVVVSLTLAPTLAALFMRAPVHHAHSKPTFGERLMAGYEKLLRRALAHQKLMIGVFGLSLCLAIAGYIFIPKGFFPVQDTGFVLGTTEAAADISYGDMVKKHLAMAEIVAADPAVAAFSHSVGVSGSNQTIANGRFWISLKKRSDRDVSASQFIDRIRPKLMKVPGIVLYLRAGQDINLSSGPSRAQYQYVLKSNDGATLSTWTQRLTEKLRGNPAFRDISNDLQLGGSITHISIDRSAAARFGLTASDVDEALYDAFGQRQVNEFQTQINQYNVILELDTQQRGKAESLNYFYLRSPLSGEMVPLSALAKFDAPTVGPLSIAHDGMFPAANLSFNLAPGVALGDAVIMLNQAKVDIGMPAAMSGNFQGAAQAFQSSLASQPWLILAALVAVYIILGVLYESFVHPLTIISTLPSAGLGAVIMLWICGQDFSIMALIGLVLLIGIVKKNGILMIDFALDAQRNRGLPPEEAIFQACITRFRPIIMTTLAALLGALPLMLGYGTGAELRQPLGIAVVGGLLVSQALTLFTTPVIYLWLERLFHRPKPSPVPALATTD, encoded by the coding sequence ATGAAGGGCCACGGCTCAGTCTCGGCCTGGTGCATCGATCATCCGGTCGCCACTATCCTGCTGACCTTTGCTCTGGTGCTGCTCGGCGCCATCGCCTTCCCGCGCCTGCCGATTGCGCCGCTGCCGGAAGCGGAATTCCCGACTATCCAGGTGGCCGCGCAATTGCCCGGCGCCAGCCCGGAAACCATGGCCTCGTCGGTGGCCACGCCGCTTGAAGTGCAATTCAGCGCCATCCCCGGCGTGACGCAAATGACGTCGAGCAGCGCCTTGGGGTCGACCAACCTGACCCTGCAGTTCACCCTCGACAAAAGCATCGACACCGCCGCCCAGGAAGTCCAGGCCGCGATCAACACCGCCGCCGGCAAACTGCCCAAGGACATGCCCACGCTGCCAACCTGGCGCAAGGTCAATCCCGCCGACAGCCCAGTGCTGATCCTCAGCGTCAACTCCACCCAAATGCCCGGCACCGAGCTCAGTGATCTGGTGGAAACCCTGCTCTCCCGTCAGATCAGTCAGATCGATGGCGTAGGCCAAATCAACATTACCGGCCAGCAACGTCCGGCTATCCGGGTTCAAGCGTCGGCGGACAAACTGGCGGCCATTGGCCTGACCCTCGCGGACATTCGCCTGGCGATCCAGAGCACCAGCCTCAACCTGGCCAAAGGTGCGCTGTACGGCGAATCGAGCATTTCGACCCTGTCGACCAACGACCAGCTATTTCACCCCGAGGAATACAGCCAACTCATCGTTTCCTACAAGGACGGCGCCCCGGTTCATCTGAGGGATGTCGCCAAAGTCGTCAACGGCTCGGAAGATGCCTACGTTCAGGCCTGGGCCGGCGACAGGCCGGGGGTGAACCTGGTGATTTCCCGGCAACCGGGCGCGAACATTGTCGAGACCGTGGATCGCATTCAAGCCGCGTTGCCGGCTCTGGAAGCCATGCTCCCCGCCTCGGTGCAGGTCAAGGTACTGGTCGACCGCACCCAGACTATCCGCGCCTCGCTGCATGAAGTGGAAATCACCCTGCTGATCGCGATCATGCTGGTGGTGGCGGTGATGGCGCTGTTCCTGCGCCAGTGGTCGGCGACGCTGATCGTGTCCGCGGTACTGGGCGTTTCGCTGATCGCCAGTTTCGCGCTGATGTACATCATGGGCTTCAGCCTGAACAACCTGACGCTGGTGGCCATCGTGGTGGCCGTGGGGTTTGTAGTCGACGACGCGATTGTGGTGGTGGAGAATATTCACCGGCACCTTGAGGCCGGCGACAGCATGCGCGAGGCGGCGATCAAGGGCGCCGGCGAGATTGGGTTTACCGTGGTCTCGATCAGTTTCTCGCTGGTGGCGGCATTCATTCCGCTGCTGTTCATGGGCGGCGTGGTCGGGCGGTTATTCAAGGAATTCGCCCTGACGGCCACCTCGACCATCATGATTTCGGTGGTGGTGTCGCTGACGCTGGCGCCCACCCTGGCCGCGCTGTTCATGCGTGCGCCGGTGCACCACGCCCACAGCAAACCGACGTTCGGCGAACGCTTGATGGCCGGCTATGAAAAACTGCTACGCCGCGCCCTCGCCCATCAAAAGTTGATGATCGGTGTGTTTGGCCTTTCCCTCTGCCTGGCCATCGCCGGTTACATCTTCATTCCGAAAGGGTTCTTCCCGGTGCAGGACACCGGTTTTGTCCTCGGTACGACCGAAGCCGCCGCCGATATTTCCTACGGCGACATGGTGAAAAAACACCTGGCAATGGCCGAAATCGTCGCGGCGGACCCCGCCGTCGCGGCGTTTTCCCACTCGGTCGGCGTATCGGGCAGTAACCAGACCATCGCCAACGGTCGCTTCTGGATCTCCCTGAAAAAACGCAGCGACCGCGATGTCTCGGCCAGCCAGTTCATCGACCGGATTCGCCCGAAACTGATGAAGGTCCCGGGCATCGTGCTGTACCTGCGAGCCGGGCAAGACATCAACCTCAGCTCCGGCCCGAGCCGCGCCCAGTACCAATACGTACTCAAGAGCAATGACGGCGCGACCCTCAGCACCTGGACCCAACGCCTGACGGAAAAGCTGCGCGGCAACCCTGCGTTTCGCGACATTTCCAACGACCTGCAACTGGGCGGCAGCATCACCCACATCAGCATCGACCGCAGCGCGGCGGCGCGCTTCGGCCTGACCGCCAGTGATGTCGACGAAGCGCTTTACGATGCATTTGGTCAGCGTCAGGTCAATGAATTCCAGACCCAGATCAACCAGTACAACGTGATTCTGGAACTCGACACCCAGCAACGCGGCAAGGCGGAAAGCCTGAACTATTTCTACTTGCGCTCGCCCCTGAGCGGAGAAATGGTGCCGCTGTCGGCACTGGCCAAATTTGACGCCCCCACGGTCGGCCCGCTGTCCATCGCCCACGACGGCATGTTCCCGGCCGCTAACTTGTCGTTCAACCTCGCGCCCGGCGTGGCGTTGGGCGATGCGGTGATCATGCTCAACCAGGCCAAGGTCGACATCGGCATGCCGGCGGCCATGAGCGGTAATTTCCAGGGCGCGGCGCAGGCGTTCCAGAGTTCGCTGGCCAGCCAGCCGTGGCTGATTCTGGCGGCGCTGGTTGCGGTGTACATCATTCTGGGCGTGCTCTACGAGAGCTTCGTTCACCCGCTGACCATCATTTCGACGCTGCCTTCGGCGGGGCTCGGGGCGGTGATCATGCTGTGGATTTGCGGCCAGGACTTTTCGATCATGGCGCTGATCGGGCTGGTGCTGCTGATCGGTATCGTCAAGAAAAACGGCATCCTGATGATCGATTTTGCACTTGATGCCCAGCGCAACCGTGGTTTACCACCGGAAGAGGCGATCTTTCAGGCCTGTATCACGCGGTTCCGGCCGATCATCATGACCACCCTCGCCGCCCTGCTCGGCGCACTGCCGCTGATGCTCGGCTACGGCACCGGCGCCGAACTGCGCCAGCCGCTGGGAATCGCGGTCGTGGGCGGTTTGCTGGTCAGCCAGGCGCTGACGCTGTTCACCACTCCGGTCATATACTTGTGGCTTGAGCGGCTTTTCCACAGGCCCAAACCTTCGCCGGTACCGGCGTTGGCGACCACAGACTGA
- a CDS encoding efflux RND transporter periplasmic adaptor subunit, with product MQIQKKTALIAGLLIALAAWGTWYVVKPATAKLAAPAAIPVRVVNVVEKDVPRYVSGIGSVLSLHSVVVRPQIDGILTKILVKEGQLVNKGDLLATIDDRSIRASLDQTRAQLGESQAQLEVAQVNLKRYKLLTVDDGVSKQTYDQQQALVNQLKATAQGNQASIDAAQVQLSYTQIRSPVTGRVGIRTVDEGNFLRMTDAQGLFTVTQIDPIAVEFSLPQQMLPTLQGLIGDPQRAQVKAYIGADTDGETGNLLGEGHLTLIDNQINANTGTIRAKAEFNNPGQKLWPGLLVTVKIQTALEKDALVVPPTVVQRGLDQHFVYRVNGDKVEAVNVQVVAQGSGQDIIKGVKQGDVLVSDGQSRLKPGSTVQVLTDPPQVVQSESKP from the coding sequence ATGCAAATTCAGAAAAAAACCGCCTTGATCGCCGGTCTGCTTATTGCTTTGGCCGCGTGGGGCACCTGGTATGTCGTCAAGCCCGCCACGGCGAAGCTCGCTGCGCCTGCGGCCATCCCGGTGCGCGTGGTCAACGTTGTTGAAAAAGACGTCCCACGTTATGTCAGCGGCATCGGTTCGGTGCTGTCCTTGCACAGCGTTGTGGTGCGTCCGCAAATTGACGGCATCCTCACCAAAATCCTGGTCAAGGAAGGCCAACTGGTGAACAAAGGGGACTTGCTCGCGACCATCGACGACCGCTCGATCCGCGCCAGCCTCGATCAGACCCGTGCGCAACTGGGTGAAAGCCAGGCTCAATTGGAAGTCGCACAGGTCAACCTCAAGCGGTACAAATTACTGACGGTCGACGATGGGGTTTCCAAGCAGACCTACGACCAGCAACAAGCGCTGGTCAATCAGCTCAAGGCCACGGCGCAAGGCAATCAGGCGTCAATCGACGCCGCTCAGGTGCAACTCTCCTACACACAGATTCGCTCCCCGGTCACCGGGCGCGTCGGTATTCGTACGGTGGATGAAGGCAACTTCCTGCGCATGACCGACGCCCAAGGTCTGTTCACCGTGACCCAGATCGACCCGATCGCCGTCGAGTTCTCCTTGCCGCAGCAAATGCTGCCGACCCTGCAAGGGCTGATCGGCGACCCACAACGCGCACAAGTGAAAGCCTACATCGGCGCCGACACCGACGGTGAAACCGGCAACCTGCTGGGCGAAGGTCACCTGACCCTGATCGATAACCAGATCAACGCCAATACCGGGACCATCCGCGCCAAGGCCGAATTCAACAACCCCGGACAGAAACTCTGGCCCGGCCTGCTGGTAACGGTAAAAATTCAGACAGCCCTGGAGAAAGATGCGCTGGTGGTGCCGCCCACCGTCGTACAGCGGGGCCTCGATCAACATTTCGTGTACCGGGTCAACGGTGACAAAGTTGAAGCCGTCAACGTGCAGGTCGTCGCTCAAGGCAGCGGCCAGGACATCATCAAAGGCGTGAAACAGGGCGATGTGCTGGTCAGTGATGGCCAGTCGCGGCTCAAGCCTGGTTCAACCGTGCAAGTGCTGACCGACCCGCCGCAAGTGGTGCAATCGGAGTCGAAACCATGA
- a CDS encoding heavy metal response regulator transcription factor, producing the protein MRVLIIEDEEKTADYLHRGLTEQGYTVDLARDGVEGLHLALESDYAVIVLDVMLPGLDGFGVLRALRARKQTPVIMLTARERVEDRIKGLRDGADDYLGKPFSFLELVARLQALTRRSGGHEPVQVSIADLWIDLISRKATRAGTRLDLTAKEFSLLSVLARRQGEILSKTAIAEMVWDINFDSDANVVEVAIKRLRAKLDGPFDEKLLHTIRGMGYVLESRGVQ; encoded by the coding sequence ATGCGCGTTCTGATTATCGAAGACGAAGAAAAAACCGCGGATTATTTACACCGCGGCCTGACGGAACAGGGTTACACCGTGGACCTGGCGCGCGACGGCGTCGAGGGCCTGCACCTGGCGCTGGAAAGCGACTACGCGGTGATCGTCCTCGACGTCATGCTGCCGGGCCTGGACGGCTTCGGCGTGCTACGTGCATTGCGTGCACGCAAGCAAACCCCGGTGATCATGCTCACCGCCCGCGAGCGCGTCGAAGACCGCATCAAGGGCCTGCGCGACGGCGCCGACGATTACCTCGGCAAACCGTTTTCGTTCCTTGAACTGGTGGCACGGCTGCAAGCGCTGACCCGCCGCAGCGGCGGCCACGAACCGGTGCAAGTGAGTATCGCCGACCTGTGGATTGATTTGATCAGCCGCAAGGCCACCCGCGCCGGTACTCGCCTTGATCTGACGGCCAAGGAGTTTTCGCTGCTCAGTGTGCTGGCCCGCCGGCAAGGTGAAATCCTCTCGAAAACAGCGATTGCCGAGATGGTCTGGGACATCAATTTCGACAGCGACGCCAACGTCGTCGAGGTCGCGATCAAGCGCCTGCGGGCCAAACTCGATGGCCCCTTCGACGAGAAATTGCTGCACACGATTCGTGGCATGGGTTATGTGCTGGAGAGCCGTGGTGTCCAGTAA